A region of the Roseobacter denitrificans OCh 114 genome:
TAGTCGATCAGCGCGGTCGCATAGGTCGTCATGGCGAAAAAGAACGACCCGAAAATCACGAATGTCATCAACAGGATCAGCGACAGGACAAGGTTGAGGTTCGACAGGTATTTCACACCGCGCCCCACACCCGACACAGCCGAGATGATCGACATGCCCATGATGACCACAAGGGCGGCGATCAGGCCCGTCTTGGTCGCAACCGGCGTATCGCCAGTGGTGTCCATCATCCATTCGGCACCGGTGATGGAAAACACACCATCCACCAGCTGGCTGACGCCAAAACCGATTGTGACCGATACGCCAAGGATGGTCGCAACAACACCCAGAACGTCGATCAAATGACCAAAGGCACCATTCGCAAAGCGCCCGATCAGCGGGGTCAGGGCCGAACGGATCGTCAGCGGCATGCCCCTTGTATAGGCGTAATAGGCAAGGCTCAGCCCCGTCACCACATAAATGGCCCAGGCATGAAACCCGTAATGCAGGAAGGTATAGCGGAACGTGGATTGCAGCGCTTCGGGCGTGTTGCCGGCCACCTCACGCGAGACCACCGACGGGTTTGATCCCCAAAGGCCGAGCGGTTCGGCGGTGGCAAATGTCATCAACCCCACGCCGAGACCTGCGCCGAACATCATGGAAAACCAGCTGAAATTGGAAAACTCGGGCTTTTGACCGGACATGCCGAGAACACGTTTCCCGGTTGCGGGGATGATGGCCACTAAAAAGAGGAAAAAGGCAAAGGCACCCACCGAGAGGATGTAGAAAGTATTGAATGAGTTCAGCAAGGTGCCATTGACCTCTGCCAAGATCGCCCCTGCACCGGCAGGAAAGACGAGGGCCCAGAGGACCAGAAGCACCATGCCGATCTTTGAGACCAGCGCGATGGGTAGGCTGTAGCCTTCGTAAAAGCCGGAGTCCTGAGTGTTGATCTCAAGATCCGTAAATGGAGGTTTGACTGTCATTTTTGTTTCCCTGTTTTCGAAAACCGCGTTTCGCGTCGTTTTTTGATCTCAGTCTGAGTTTAGCATAAATGAGTCCATTTTTCGCGCCATGCGTGTTTTTTGGACTTAAACGGGTGACATCCGCTTCCTGTTTGTGCAACGCTGACCCCCTACCTGTGGGCAGGCGCATGACGCTGATCCCGAAAGTCTGGGGCACCGTTTGTGTGTGTTCACTGCGGAATGCGGCGTTTTGAGGGGCAAAACTGACGTTTCTCTGCATTGTCTTTCGTGCCGTTCAAGTAGCTTGAAGAAATAATAACGAACAGGGAACAGTAAAAAATGGCACTAAAACCCCCATTATCCGATCTGCCGATCAAAACGGCAAATGCGGGATTTTACCGCGGCTTCAGCGTCGATGTGACGGTGGCCAGTAAAATCATCATCAGCGTATTGGTCGTCTGGTGTATCTTCTGGCCGACGCAGTCCGGCCGGGTCCTCAGTGATCTCAACAGCGTGATCCTTGCCAATGCGGCAGGCTGGTACATCTGGACCGTCGCATTCTTTATCATCATATGTCTCGGGTTGGCGATATGGCCGACAGCGGGTCGAATGAACCTTGGCGTGGAAGGTGAAAAGCCCGAATTCTCCAATTTTTCGTGGTTTTCGATGATGTTTGGTGCGGGTATCGGCGTTGGCATGCTGACCTGGGCCGTGGCCGAACCGGTTGCGCATTTCGGCAGTAACCCTGAGACAATTCAGGGCCTTACCACGGGCGGCGCTGCGGACAACGTGCGTATGGCCTATAAGTGGTCCTTCCTGCACTGGGGCCTTGGCGCGTGGGCCTGTTATGCGGTCTGCGGTCTGTCACTTGCGTTTTTCAGCTATCGGCGCGGATTGCCGCTGACGATCCGCTCGGCACTGACCCCACTCTTTGGCAAGGCCTTGTCGGGTAAGCTGGGCCATGTGATCGACATCGTCGCGGTGGTTGCAACCATCCTGGGCGTGGCGCAAACGCTTGGCTTTGGTGTCGAACAATTCGTGGCGGGTCTGACCCGGATCGGCATCGGCGGTCTGGTCTATGAGGATGGCGGCGCCACCTTCGTCGGTATCATCGTCGCGCTGCTGGTCATCATGGGAGCATCGACGCTCTCGGCGCTTTCCGGTGTGGGCAAGGGCATCAAATGGCTCTCCAACATCAACATGGTGCTGTCGATTTTCCTTCTCGGCTTCTTCATCCTCTTCGGGGCGACTTGGTTTGGCGCATCTGCGATGTTCCTTGGGCTGATCGACTATCTGCTGGCCTTGCCGCAGATGAGCTTCAACGTCTGGAAATCTGACGGTGTCGAGGGATCAGAAGCCTTCCTGCTGGCACAGTGGCAAGGGTGGTGGCCGGTGTTCTACTGGGCCTGGTGGATCGCATTTGCACCTTTCGTGGGCTTGTTCCTTGCGCGGATCTCGCGCGGTCGCTCCATCCGTGAATTCGTGCTGGGTGCGATGATCGTGCCATCGCTGATGTGCTTTGTCTGGTTCGCCTGGGCTGGTGGTACGGCGATTGATCTTGAATTGAACGGGGGCGCGAATGGTGTAATCTTCGATGCCGCCAATGGTGACAAGATCTTTGCGATGACCGAATTCATGCTGGCACCGATTGCGGATATACTGGCATGGGGCATGGCCTTTCTGATCGTTGTTCTGCTGATGACGTTCCTCGTGACATCTGCGGACTCTGCGGTGCTGATCGTGAACACGATCAATGCTGCCGGGGACGAGGGCCCGAAAGCACGCCCGCATATCCTGTTCTGGGGGGCCGCTTTGGGGCTCGTGGTTGCAGGGCTGCTCTTGTCGGGCGGAACATCCGCCATTCAAACCGCCATGGTCATCGGTGCCCTGCCGTTTTCGATCGTGATGGTGCTGATGTGTATTTCCCTGATCAAGGCGATTTACAACGATGGCCGCCGTGAAGCTGCGGGCATTCCGGCGACCATGGAGCCGGACGCAACCGCAGCTGAGTAATGCGCTGACGTCATTTTAAGAAAGGGCCATGGTTCACCCCATGGCCCTTTTTTATGGATGTGACGCAATGAAAGCCGTAAATGCGCTTGACGCTTTGCCCGGGGCGGACAAGTTTGCCACTCATGAGACTGGATACAGATTTTATACGCGCGCAGTTTCCTGCGTTTCAGGTGCCCGCCCTGCAGGGGCAGGCGTTTTTCGAAAACGCGGGCGGGTCCTATACCTGCAAACAGGTGATTGACCGGCTGACCCGGTTTTACACCGAACGCAAGGTGCAACCCTATGCGCCTTATGACGCCAGCACCCTGGCGGGCGCGGAGATGGACGAGGCGCGCACGCGCATGGCAGCACTCCTTGGTGTGGATGCGGATGAGCTGAGCTTTGGGCCTTCGACGACACAAAACACCTATGTGCTGGCGCAGGCCTTTGCCGAATTCCTGCAACCGGGCGAGGCGATTGTCGTCACCAATCAGGACCATGAGGCCAACACCGGGCCATGGCGGCGTCTGGCCAAGCGCGGCATCGAGATCCGCGAATGGCGTGTGGACCCGGTCACCGGCCACCTTGACCCGGAGGACCTCGAAGCGCTGCTGGATGAAAACGTGCGCCTTGTGTGTTTTCCCCATTGTTCCAACGTGGTGGGAGAGGTCAACCCGGTGATCGAGATCACGGCACTGGCCCATGCCGCCGGGGCCTTTGTCTGTGTCGATGGGGTGTCTTATGCGCCGCATGGGTTTGTGGATGTCGGCTCGCTCGGGCCGGACATCTATCTGTTTTCGGCCTATAAAACCTATGGTCCCCATCAGGGTCTGATGGTGATCCGTCGCGTTCTTGGGGGGCTGTTGCCCAATCAGGGCCATGAATTCAACGGTGACGCTTTGTACAAGCGGTTCACACCCGCCGGGCCAGATCACGCACAGGTTGCTGCCTGCGCGGGCATGGCCGATTACGTTGACGCACTGTTTGATCATCACATTGGCGGACCTGCCAGCCCGACAGAGCGGGGGCGTGCGGTGCATGACCTGATGCGCGACCATGAGGAAGCGCTGCTTGCGCCCCTGCTTGACGCGGTCAGCGGGCGCAACGCGGTGCGTCTGATCGGCCCTGGCACGGCGGCTGGCCGCGCGCCCACGGTGGCGCTGGCTCTTGAGCGTCCGGGCGAGGAAGTAGCGGCGGAGCTGTCGCGCCATGGGATCATGGCGGGCGGTGGTGATTTCTATGCGGGCCGCGCACTGTCGGCCATGGGGGTCGATGACAGGCTTGGCGTGCTGCGTTTGAGTTTCACGCACTACACGACCGCTGAGGATGTCGCACAGTTGATTGACGCTTTGGACAAGGTATTGTGAGCGGCGCGACTGATCTAACTCTGAGGCCCGCGCGTAAAACCTGCAATAAATTCAGAAGGGTTACGGTTTGAGCACATCTCCCGTTTTGGTCTGGTTCCGGCGTGATCTGCGCCTGAGCGATCACCCCGCATTGGACGCTGCCGTCAAATCCGGCAATCCCGTCATTCCCGTATTCATCCACGATGATCAGGTTGAGACGCTGGGCGCGGCGCCCAGATGGCGTCTGGGTCTGGGGATCGGACATCTGTCAGAAACGCTGGAGGGGCTCAACAGCCGCTTGATCCTGCGGCGCGGTCCGGCGCTTGAAACGCTTCGCACGCTCATCCTTGAAACCGGGGCAGGGGCTGTGTTCTGGTCGCGCCTCTATGATCCGGCGGCGGTCGAACGCGACACGGAGGTGAAGGCGGCGCTCAAGCAGGACGGCATCGACGCGCGCTCTTTCGGGGGGCATCTGATGTTTGAACCCTGGACCGTGGAGACCAAGACGGGCGGGTTCTACAAAGTCTACACGCCATTTTGGAACATGGTCAAAAACCGTGATGTTGACGCGCCCCTTTCGGCCCCGTCCAGAATTGACGCACCTGCGGCATGGCCGGGTAGCGATACGCTCAGCGATTGGAACATGGGCGCTGCGATGGATCGTGGCGCTGCGGTTGTTGCACCCTACGTTCGCTTGGGGGAGGCCGCCGCACAGACGCGCCTGAACACGTTCATCGACAAAATCGTCGCAGGTTATGACACCACCCGCGATCAGCCCGCAATCGATGGCACATCGGGGCTGTCGGAAAACCTCGCCCTTGGCGAGATCAGCCCGCATCAATGCTGGTATGCCGGGCTGCGCGCGCGCGAGGAGGAGAAACCGGGGGCCGAGACGTTCCTCAAGGAACTGGTCTGGCGCGAATTTGCCTATCACCTGATGCACCACACGCCGCGCATCCTGACGGGCAACTGGAAAGAAGACTGGGACAGCTTCCCGTGGAACCGGGATGAAACGACGCAGGCCGTCCGGCGCTGGCAACAGGGCCGCACCGGTATCCAGTTTGTCGATGCCGCCATGCGCGAGATGTATGTGACGGGGCGGATGCACAACCGGGGCCGCATGATCGTGGCGAGTTACCTGACCAAACACCTTCTCAGCGATTGGAAGATCGGGTTGAAGTGGTTTGAGGACTGTCTCATCGACTGGGACCCGGCCAGCAACGCCATGGGCTGGCAGTGGTCGGCGGGGTCCGGACCCGACGCCACCCCGTATTTCAGAGTGTTCAACCCCGTCACCCAGTTGGATAAGTTCGACAAGAACCGCCAGTATGTAAAGCGCTGGGTTGCCGAGGAGCGGCGTGCGCCGACGCAAACCGCGCTGTCCTATTTCGACGCGATCCCGCGGGCCTGGGGCCTGAGTGCGGATCAGGATTATCCCGCTCCGGTTGTGGCGGCGGATGAGGGGCGCAAGCGTGCTTTGGAAGCCTATGAAAATAGAGGGTTTTAAAACTTTGAAAGGCTTGATCACAGCCCTAACTCTGTCCTAATAAACTGTTAACTAACGGCAAGAAACGAGCATTTCATTTATGATCCTGACATCGACAGACGGGCAGACCGACTTGCCGCGCTACTTTGCGCAGAGCTTTCAAGTGGCCCAGAAGATCAAGTCGGGGCGTCTCGATATCATCTTGCCGGACGGGCGGACCTTCTCGGCCAGCGGCTCAGAGCCCGGCCCGATTGCCGTGCTCGAAGTCAAAAACACGGATCTTTTCGCGCGTCTTGTGCGCGATGGATATGTCGGGTTTTCCGAAGCCTATATGGACGATTGGTGGTCGACGCCCGATCTGCAAGCCTTCAT
Encoded here:
- a CDS encoding BCCT family transporter gives rise to the protein MTVKPPFTDLEINTQDSGFYEGYSLPIALVSKIGMVLLVLWALVFPAGAGAILAEVNGTLLNSFNTFYILSVGAFAFFLFLVAIIPATGKRVLGMSGQKPEFSNFSWFSMMFGAGLGVGLMTFATAEPLGLWGSNPSVVSREVAGNTPEALQSTFRYTFLHYGFHAWAIYVVTGLSLAYYAYTRGMPLTIRSALTPLIGRFANGAFGHLIDVLGVVATILGVSVTIGFGVSQLVDGVFSITGAEWMMDTTGDTPVATKTGLIAALVVIMGMSIISAVSGVGRGVKYLSNLNLVLSLILLMTFVIFGSFFFAMTTYATALIDYLLHFVNLSFEAYAPLAQDAFATAAPASVQALPAEELAAVYAGATNQWGSYAGFTAGLEGAAAALPAADLDAAYAAGEQGRLFGWQAGWTTFYWAWWIAFSPFVGLFLARISRGRTVREFVLGAVFAPALVCFAWMTILGGTAIDLEISGAAEGAIIAASNSAKLFVTLEQMLSGAVLQALIIMCVVLIMTFLVTSADSGILVMNTIMSGGAEETGVKHRIIWGIILTLVIGTLLLAGGGGLSALQNAMIIGALPFTMIMVLMVLSLIKALFNDGRRERAGVRPAAAQPAE
- a CDS encoding BCCT family transporter encodes the protein MALKPPLSDLPIKTANAGFYRGFSVDVTVASKIIISVLVVWCIFWPTQSGRVLSDLNSVILANAAGWYIWTVAFFIIICLGLAIWPTAGRMNLGVEGEKPEFSNFSWFSMMFGAGIGVGMLTWAVAEPVAHFGSNPETIQGLTTGGAADNVRMAYKWSFLHWGLGAWACYAVCGLSLAFFSYRRGLPLTIRSALTPLFGKALSGKLGHVIDIVAVVATILGVAQTLGFGVEQFVAGLTRIGIGGLVYEDGGATFVGIIVALLVIMGASTLSALSGVGKGIKWLSNINMVLSIFLLGFFILFGATWFGASAMFLGLIDYLLALPQMSFNVWKSDGVEGSEAFLLAQWQGWWPVFYWAWWIAFAPFVGLFLARISRGRSIREFVLGAMIVPSLMCFVWFAWAGGTAIDLELNGGANGVIFDAANGDKIFAMTEFMLAPIADILAWGMAFLIVVLLMTFLVTSADSAVLIVNTINAAGDEGPKARPHILFWGAALGLVVAGLLLSGGTSAIQTAMVIGALPFSIVMVLMCISLIKAIYNDGRREAAGIPATMEPDATAAE
- a CDS encoding aminotransferase class V-fold PLP-dependent enzyme yields the protein MRLDTDFIRAQFPAFQVPALQGQAFFENAGGSYTCKQVIDRLTRFYTERKVQPYAPYDASTLAGAEMDEARTRMAALLGVDADELSFGPSTTQNTYVLAQAFAEFLQPGEAIVVTNQDHEANTGPWRRLAKRGIEIREWRVDPVTGHLDPEDLEALLDENVRLVCFPHCSNVVGEVNPVIEITALAHAAGAFVCVDGVSYAPHGFVDVGSLGPDIYLFSAYKTYGPHQGLMVIRRVLGGLLPNQGHEFNGDALYKRFTPAGPDHAQVAACAGMADYVDALFDHHIGGPASPTERGRAVHDLMRDHEEALLAPLLDAVSGRNAVRLIGPGTAAGRAPTVALALERPGEEVAAELSRHGIMAGGGDFYAGRALSAMGVDDRLGVLRLSFTHYTTAEDVAQLIDALDKVL
- a CDS encoding cryptochrome/photolyase family protein translates to MSTSPVLVWFRRDLRLSDHPALDAAVKSGNPVIPVFIHDDQVETLGAAPRWRLGLGIGHLSETLEGLNSRLILRRGPALETLRTLILETGAGAVFWSRLYDPAAVERDTEVKAALKQDGIDARSFGGHLMFEPWTVETKTGGFYKVYTPFWNMVKNRDVDAPLSAPSRIDAPAAWPGSDTLSDWNMGAAMDRGAAVVAPYVRLGEAAAQTRLNTFIDKIVAGYDTTRDQPAIDGTSGLSENLALGEISPHQCWYAGLRAREEEKPGAETFLKELVWREFAYHLMHHTPRILTGNWKEDWDSFPWNRDETTQAVRRWQQGRTGIQFVDAAMREMYVTGRMHNRGRMIVASYLTKHLLSDWKIGLKWFEDCLIDWDPASNAMGWQWSAGSGPDATPYFRVFNPVTQLDKFDKNRQYVKRWVAEERRAPTQTALSYFDAIPRAWGLSADQDYPAPVVAADEGRKRALEAYENRGF